One genomic segment of Rivularia sp. PCC 7116 includes these proteins:
- the scyF gene encoding scytonemin biosynthesis PEP-CTERM protein ScyF (ScyF is a conserved protein in biosynthesis systems for the scytonemin, a Trp-derived cyanobacterial natural sunscreen, although it is not absolutely required.) has translation MKLVANLSLALASAGFMFLAATAEAKAISLTYDKSIGEPGFAPGQLFVPQGVGERDATGNIYVSNGRGYDPTTDTFLPNVGNRVDVFSPDGEYLRAIGTGAQGKGAGLDEPADLKFDPITGNLYVGDVFNSEIDVYNPDSGEFVTSFGSFSGQGAGDIFFGPGGMDFDKQGNLHVTDFSGDVVKVYGRDGELVKTYGSLGTEPGQFDGPAGIAISNTTGNIYLNDQFNNRIQVLDSEQNFLYAFGTEGTAPGQFNEPIGIDVDEQDNIYVADSQNNRVQVFDKDGNLLTIFGEAVENAGPPAPGELPFATNPADLEPGKFNWSGGLSYNDNKLYVGDFFTGRVQVLNVEGKKVATKVPEPATLFGFGVFALGAAATKLKKNKQSA, from the coding sequence ATGAAGTTAGTAGCAAATTTATCGCTAGCTCTTGCGAGTGCAGGATTCATGTTTTTGGCAGCAACTGCCGAAGCTAAAGCAATAAGTCTTACATACGATAAGTCAATTGGCGAGCCGGGATTTGCTCCCGGACAGCTTTTCGTACCTCAAGGTGTGGGAGAGCGCGATGCAACCGGCAATATTTATGTAAGTAACGGTCGTGGCTACGATCCAACAACGGATACTTTCCTTCCTAATGTTGGTAATAGAGTAGATGTGTTTAGTCCCGATGGTGAATATCTCCGGGCTATTGGCACCGGCGCTCAGGGGAAAGGAGCGGGTTTAGACGAACCAGCAGATTTGAAATTTGACCCTATAACCGGCAACTTATACGTGGGTGACGTTTTTAACAGCGAAATTGACGTATACAATCCCGACAGTGGAGAATTTGTAACTTCCTTCGGTTCATTTAGCGGTCAAGGTGCTGGAGATATTTTCTTCGGTCCTGGCGGTATGGATTTTGACAAGCAAGGTAATTTACACGTAACAGATTTTAGCGGTGACGTAGTCAAAGTTTACGGCAGAGATGGAGAATTAGTTAAAACCTACGGTAGCTTGGGTACCGAACCAGGTCAGTTTGATGGTCCTGCTGGTATAGCTATATCCAATACAACTGGCAATATTTATCTTAACGACCAGTTTAATAACCGAATTCAGGTACTTGATTCCGAGCAAAATTTCCTTTATGCATTTGGTACTGAAGGAACTGCACCCGGACAATTCAACGAGCCAATCGGTATCGATGTGGACGAACAAGATAATATTTACGTGGCTGACTCACAAAATAACCGCGTTCAAGTATTTGATAAAGACGGTAATTTATTAACTATATTTGGTGAAGCTGTAGAAAATGCCGGTCCTCCCGCACCTGGCGAACTACCTTTTGCCACAAACCCCGCCGATTTAGAACCAGGTAAGTTTAACTGGAGTGGTGGTTTGAGCTACAACGACAACAAATTGTATGTGGGTGATTTCTTCACCGGTCGCGTACAGGTGTTAAATGTAGAAGGTAAGAAAGTCGCGACAAAAGTACCCGAGCCTGCAACTTTATTCGGTTTTGGAGTATTTGCTCTTGGTGCTGCTGCAACTAAGTTGAAGAAGAATAAGCAATCTGCTTAA
- a CDS encoding ScyD/ScyE family protein, producing the protein MKFKSIALTLFTVSIASILGTTTARAASLSVLADGLDNPRNFDFDSEGNIYLTTSGKGGDGEDGRCVPSPSSQFIPLCAGNTGSLLKIGTDGSTQTVIPDLASLALTPFGEQAAGPADLKFDDNGKAYLLMGYAGDPSTSGPILQTPTLGKLYEVDLQQGALGREVADFAQYEVDNNPDGTDIITNPYAMTIKDNTAFVVDGGANVIWKTPLDQGGIEKVAAFPILPVDQSELEFPSFEPPGEIPGGEQPSDAPGLPAINGQGGEPPSGPPPGGEEASQDFPITFQSVPTGITESPDGDFTVAEYSYFPYPEGRARLYSVDSDLNITETITNDGNGFTQLTGTAYDEEGNLYVLQHMNTSEWKNILQGGEVVGDISSSIIKVAADGTRETIWNGDGLEAASGLTYRDGALYTANRARLAEQGQLVKIDLAKGGDKPARVPEPASVLGLLGVAAAGATSQYKKRKRQEEKLEEILDKVEAL; encoded by the coding sequence ATGAAGTTTAAGTCAATCGCTTTAACGCTTTTTACGGTAAGCATCGCCTCGATATTAGGCACAACCACAGCAAGAGCAGCCTCGCTGTCTGTACTCGCTGACGGATTAGATAACCCTCGTAACTTTGACTTTGACTCTGAGGGAAATATCTATCTGACAACCAGCGGTAAAGGTGGAGATGGCGAAGACGGAAGATGCGTTCCGTCTCCAAGTTCGCAATTTATTCCCTTGTGTGCTGGAAATACAGGCTCCTTGCTTAAAATTGGTACCGATGGTAGCACTCAAACAGTCATTCCAGATTTAGCTTCCTTGGCTTTGACTCCGTTTGGAGAACAAGCGGCTGGACCTGCGGATTTAAAATTTGATGACAATGGCAAAGCTTATTTATTAATGGGTTATGCTGGCGATCCTTCGACTAGCGGACCGATTCTACAGACTCCTACACTCGGAAAACTATACGAAGTCGATTTGCAACAAGGCGCTTTAGGAAGAGAAGTTGCCGACTTTGCTCAGTATGAAGTAGACAACAATCCCGATGGTACTGACATCATCACCAATCCTTATGCGATGACAATTAAGGACAATACAGCTTTTGTAGTTGATGGTGGTGCAAATGTCATTTGGAAAACACCACTTGACCAAGGTGGTATTGAAAAAGTAGCTGCATTCCCCATCCTGCCAGTCGATCAAAGCGAACTCGAATTCCCTAGCTTTGAACCCCCCGGTGAAATCCCAGGTGGAGAACAACCATCGGATGCACCAGGCTTACCAGCAATTAACGGTCAAGGTGGCGAACCACCAAGCGGACCACCTCCAGGGGGAGAAGAAGCAAGTCAAGATTTCCCCATCACATTCCAATCGGTACCTACAGGAATTACCGAATCTCCCGATGGTGATTTCACCGTAGCTGAATATTCTTACTTCCCCTATCCAGAAGGTAGAGCGCGTCTATATTCTGTTGACAGTGATTTAAATATCACAGAGACAATCACCAATGATGGTAATGGCTTTACTCAGTTGACAGGTACCGCATACGACGAAGAAGGCAACCTGTACGTGTTGCAACACATGAATACTTCCGAGTGGAAGAACATTCTTCAAGGTGGTGAAGTAGTCGGCGATATTAGCAGTTCGATTATTAAAGTAGCTGCCGATGGAACTCGCGAAACCATTTGGAACGGCGATGGTTTAGAAGCAGCTTCTGGTTTAACTTATCGCGATGGTGCTTTATACACTGCAAACCGCGCTCGCTTAGCAGAACAGGGTCAATTAGTGAAGATTGACTTAGCTAAAGGTGGTGACAAACCAGCAAGAGTTCCCGAACCCGCTTCCGTACTTGGCTTATTAGGAGTTGCAGCAGCAGGAGCAACTTCTCAATACAAGAAGCGCAAGCGTCAGGAAGAAAAGCTAGAAGAAATTTTGGACAAGGTTGAAGCTCTTTAA
- a CDS encoding ScyD/ScyE family protein, translating into MSVQQLTNKSFTIIAEGFDNPKGLTFDPQGNLYVAEAGTGGDGPSIPSPSGQGNLSYGLSGAICKIENGTIKRVLTGLPSVAFADGSGAAGPHDIKFDSTGKAYIVLGYAANPVFRKSLGNTDLGKIITYVEGNNTWSSIADITNCEALNKIASRDNEVASNPLSLYVDGNRLVVVDAGANSLFSINTDSGDLKLIAEIPQRILINPIFPGAKSQNFDRGHVPPPGAYPQAPPSEVSIQSVPTDVVKGADGAYYVCEFSGFPFPEAGANIYRICDSGEVEVFAQGFTQLIDMAFDADGNLYVLQHMNKSGWKGKADGALIKIAPDGERTTLIEGNGLEMPSALTIGPDGDFYIINRGGRPGIGQIIKVENPTKNIPRSHI; encoded by the coding sequence ATGAGCGTACAGCAACTTACAAATAAATCTTTTACGATAATTGCCGAAGGTTTTGATAATCCCAAAGGATTAACATTCGATCCCCAGGGTAATTTGTATGTGGCAGAAGCAGGAACTGGTGGAGATGGGCCATCAATTCCTTCTCCTAGCGGTCAAGGAAACTTAAGTTACGGTTTGAGTGGTGCCATTTGCAAAATTGAGAATGGCACCATTAAACGTGTTTTAACAGGTTTACCCTCCGTGGCATTTGCTGATGGTTCTGGTGCTGCTGGTCCCCACGATATCAAGTTCGATAGTACGGGGAAAGCTTATATTGTGTTGGGATATGCCGCAAATCCAGTTTTTCGCAAATCTCTCGGCAATACAGATTTAGGTAAAATTATTACATATGTAGAAGGTAATAATACTTGGTCAAGTATAGCAGATATCACTAACTGTGAAGCTTTAAACAAGATTGCATCAAGGGATAATGAAGTTGCCAGCAATCCCTTGTCTTTATACGTAGATGGCAATAGATTGGTAGTAGTTGATGCGGGCGCGAACAGTCTCTTCAGCATAAATACTGATAGCGGCGATTTGAAATTAATCGCTGAGATTCCCCAGCGGATATTAATCAATCCAATATTTCCCGGTGCTAAATCGCAGAACTTTGACCGGGGACATGTTCCACCCCCTGGTGCTTATCCACAAGCTCCACCATCTGAAGTGTCTATTCAATCAGTACCTACAGATGTAGTAAAAGGTGCTGATGGAGCTTATTACGTTTGCGAATTTAGCGGCTTTCCTTTCCCCGAAGCAGGGGCAAATATCTATAGAATTTGTGATTCAGGCGAAGTTGAAGTTTTCGCGCAAGGATTTACTCAGTTAATAGATATGGCTTTCGATGCCGATGGTAATTTGTATGTTTTGCAACATATGAATAAGTCTGGCTGGAAAGGAAAAGCAGATGGAGCATTGATTAAAATTGCCCCAGATGGCGAGCGTACAACGCTTATTGAGGGTAACGGATTGGAGATGCCTTCAGCCTTGACAATAGGGCCAGATGGTGATTTTTATATCATCAATAGAGGCGGTCGTCCGGGAATTGGACAGATTATTAAAGTTGAAAATCCGACTAAAAATATTCCCCGTTCTCATATCTAG
- the scyC gene encoding scytonemin biosynthesis cyclase/decarboxylase ScyC (ScyC, an enzyme in the biosynthesis pathway for the cyanobacterial natural sunscreen scytonemin, performs a cyclization and decarboxylation on the compound ScyA produces.) — translation MEKNTFATSAYIATSPKTAFDYLCSLENLDEWTLFSRMKEKIDDNTYRGTASGYHEDLYYHVKKLENPKFYGIEWHCGLEYEKYFQVYPVLLFPTDYIEPGTDEKGVYFHWLSFVDPKRQTGMIMQGIHTVHTSECRSLKANLERKAGLTSAAKGKHFVDTDTIYVDAPIEMGIEFLQDLRNMDDWAHLLRANGEISQSEGEFLDEYDRKVKVRVQLHGLSKYYLLEQECYYPEFEYYQRTPMLLIPASYAFADPEASGFIMHRISFWKADQSEIHGKLQIEDLGAESMNIKRMLEGKAGNMESFNRGMSYIPQ, via the coding sequence ATGGAAAAGAATACATTTGCGACATCGGCTTATATTGCAACTTCGCCTAAAACAGCTTTTGACTATCTTTGTAGTCTTGAGAATTTGGATGAATGGACGTTGTTTAGTCGGATGAAAGAAAAAATTGATGACAATACCTACAGAGGAACAGCGTCTGGCTACCACGAAGACCTTTACTATCATGTAAAAAAGTTAGAAAATCCCAAATTCTATGGCATTGAATGGCACTGTGGATTGGAATATGAAAAATATTTCCAGGTTTACCCAGTGCTGCTTTTCCCTACCGACTATATTGAACCCGGTACTGACGAAAAAGGCGTGTATTTTCACTGGTTGAGTTTTGTCGATCCCAAGCGGCAAACCGGCATGATTATGCAAGGAATTCATACAGTACATACTTCTGAATGTCGTTCTTTGAAGGCGAACTTAGAACGTAAAGCTGGTTTAACTTCGGCAGCGAAAGGAAAACACTTTGTAGATACCGATACTATCTATGTTGATGCTCCAATTGAAATGGGTATCGAATTTCTGCAAGACTTGCGAAATATGGACGATTGGGCCCATTTACTCAGGGCTAATGGTGAAATTTCTCAGTCAGAAGGAGAGTTTTTAGATGAGTACGATCGCAAAGTAAAAGTCAGGGTGCAGCTACATGGCTTGAGTAAATACTACTTGCTCGAACAAGAATGTTACTATCCTGAATTTGAGTATTATCAGCGGACTCCCATGCTATTAATACCCGCCTCCTACGCATTTGCAGATCCAGAAGCAAGTGGTTTTATTATGCATCGAATCAGTTTTTGGAAAGCCGATCAATCCGAAATTCACGGCAAGCTGCAAATTGAAGATTTAGGTGCCGAAAGCATGAACATCAAACGGATGCTTGAAGGCAAGGCTGGCAACATGGAAAGCTTTAATCGAGGCATGAGCTATATTCCGCAATAA
- the scyB gene encoding tryptophan dehydrogenase ScyB — MNLFENVTEMGHEQVLFCNGKDPDIKAIIAIHDTSLGPAMGATRMLPYVSEADALKDALRLSRGMTYKAACANIPVGGGKAVIIGNPAHKTDELLYAYGRFVNSLNGRFITGQDVNMTPEDVRKISKETNYVVGVEEKSGGPAPVTGWGVFLGLKAAVEFRLKTSDLKGLKVAVQGLGNVGTNLCRHLHENGAELFVTDINPERTAEIKNLFGATVVEPSEIYQLDVDVFSPCALGGTLNAQTIPQIKAKVIAGAANNQLGQEKQDGMMLVEKGILYAPDYVINAGGLINVYNEMIGYNEEKAFRQVRNIYNTLLDIFDRAENQQITTDDASKQLAEERIANAKNIKKVLATTTSTNGKNGKS; from the coding sequence TTGAATCTTTTTGAAAATGTGACGGAAATGGGTCACGAACAAGTCTTATTTTGCAATGGTAAAGACCCAGATATAAAAGCAATAATAGCAATTCACGATACAAGTTTAGGTCCGGCAATGGGGGCAACAAGAATGCTGCCTTATGTATCGGAAGCAGATGCATTAAAAGATGCTTTACGTTTGAGTCGAGGTATGACTTATAAGGCTGCTTGTGCGAACATTCCAGTTGGTGGAGGTAAAGCGGTAATTATAGGAAATCCCGCCCATAAAACTGATGAACTTTTATATGCCTACGGGCGTTTTGTCAATAGCTTAAACGGACGTTTTATTACCGGTCAAGATGTCAATATGACCCCGGAAGATGTCCGCAAAATTAGTAAAGAAACTAATTATGTTGTAGGTGTAGAAGAAAAATCTGGTGGTCCGGCACCTGTAACCGGATGGGGAGTATTTTTAGGTTTAAAAGCGGCTGTAGAGTTTCGCTTAAAAACTTCCGATTTAAAAGGATTAAAAGTAGCGGTTCAGGGATTGGGAAATGTTGGCACAAATCTTTGCCGCCATTTACATGAGAATGGTGCAGAACTTTTTGTAACTGATATTAACCCCGAAAGAACGGCAGAAATAAAAAATTTATTTGGTGCTACGGTAGTAGAACCTTCAGAAATTTATCAGCTTGATGTTGATGTGTTTTCTCCCTGTGCTTTGGGTGGGACTCTTAATGCCCAGACAATTCCTCAAATTAAAGCAAAAGTAATCGCTGGTGCTGCAAACAATCAGCTTGGTCAGGAAAAACAAGATGGAATGATGCTTGTTGAAAAAGGTATTTTGTACGCTCCCGATTATGTGATTAATGCTGGAGGATTAATCAACGTTTATAACGAAATGATTGGTTACAACGAAGAAAAAGCCTTTAGACAAGTAAGGAATATTTATAATACTTTACTTGATATATTTGACCGAGCCGAAAACCAGCAAATCACCACAGATGATGCTTCTAAACAGTTAGCAGAAGAAAGAATTGCTAACGCTAAAAATATTAAAAAAGTTTTAGCAACTACTACATCAACTAATGGTAAAAACGGTAAGAGTTGA
- the scyA gene encoding scytonemin biosynthesis protein ScyA (ScyA, a thiamin diphosphate-dependent enzyme, performs an acyloin condensation during scytonemin biosythesis. It joins a molecule of indole-3-pyruvate to one of para-hydroxyphenylpyruvic acid.): MVQNLTKRASPHNVNDRKEVLSGSCIEATASEIIQESNENMTVADAVAQMFENLGVKSAYGVSGGAMASLWGALSNSDIDVLNFRHEAGAAFAATEGYFASGNPTVVFTTAGPGITNALTGLFAARGEGAKVILLSACTSAPQRGRWAIQETSTDTLPSSGIFTTGTVFNYASTVESAAQLPQIFRKLAVGMSQPGGYVAHLTIPTAVQNMLMDETQLPEQGVSCSLVTADAQVVGNVAKLLRSGTFAIWLGFGARGAASEIRQLAEKTGAAVMCSPRGKGIFPENHPQFIGVTGLGGHGSVMTYMQEQAPVRTLVLGSRLSEPTSFWNQEMVPSEGFIHVDVDANVPGVAYPHAETIGIVSDVKAFVLQLLDILEAEEISESQLKASQPSSLPKPERSPVEAGSESLIRPEILMEAIQKVIVDGTDAVVMAECGNSFTWSTNLLRFSQANRYRVSTGVGAMGHAVTGVVGAAQARDGIAVAIVGDGAMLMNNEISTAVKYQIPAIWIVLNDARYNMCHQGMKMLGMTGADAIIPETNFEMIARGMGAKGIRVTKESEITAALETAIAANGPIIIDVLIDPDRPAPSKGRNKGLASQGVKSTSEQKPKVQASFPNI; the protein is encoded by the coding sequence ATGGTTCAAAACTTGACTAAAAGAGCTTCTCCTCATAATGTAAATGATCGTAAGGAAGTTCTTAGTGGTAGTTGCATAGAAGCGACTGCAAGCGAAATTATACAAGAAAGTAACGAAAATATGACTGTTGCTGATGCAGTCGCCCAGATGTTTGAAAATTTGGGAGTAAAGTCAGCCTATGGAGTTTCCGGAGGTGCTATGGCATCACTCTGGGGGGCTTTATCTAATAGCGATATTGATGTATTGAATTTTCGTCACGAAGCTGGAGCGGCGTTTGCTGCTACAGAAGGTTATTTTGCTAGCGGTAATCCTACTGTGGTGTTTACCACAGCAGGACCTGGTATAACAAATGCTTTGACCGGATTATTTGCTGCGCGTGGTGAAGGAGCAAAAGTGATTTTGCTGTCAGCTTGCACCTCCGCACCGCAGCGAGGACGGTGGGCAATTCAGGAAACCAGTACCGACACCTTACCTAGTAGTGGTATTTTTACTACGGGTACGGTGTTTAATTATGCTAGCACAGTAGAATCTGCGGCTCAATTACCGCAAATATTTCGTAAACTTGCTGTAGGAATGTCTCAACCAGGTGGGTATGTAGCTCATTTGACTATCCCTACGGCAGTACAGAACATGCTGATGGATGAAACTCAGCTACCCGAACAAGGCGTTAGCTGTTCTTTAGTCACTGCCGATGCACAAGTAGTAGGGAATGTAGCGAAGTTGCTTAGAAGCGGAACTTTTGCTATTTGGTTGGGATTTGGTGCCCGTGGTGCAGCTTCAGAAATCCGTCAGTTGGCAGAAAAAACCGGAGCGGCAGTAATGTGTTCGCCTCGTGGTAAAGGGATTTTCCCAGAAAACCATCCTCAGTTTATTGGGGTAACTGGTTTGGGAGGTCACGGTTCGGTAATGACTTACATGCAGGAGCAGGCTCCCGTCCGGACTTTGGTATTGGGAAGTCGTTTGAGCGAGCCGACATCTTTTTGGAATCAAGAAATGGTTCCATCCGAAGGTTTCATCCATGTCGATGTAGATGCCAATGTGCCGGGAGTTGCTTATCCTCATGCAGAAACTATAGGAATTGTGTCTGATGTCAAAGCCTTTGTTTTGCAGTTGCTAGATATATTGGAAGCCGAAGAAATATCTGAGTCTCAATTAAAAGCATCTCAACCTTCATCTTTACCAAAACCGGAACGTTCTCCAGTTGAAGCTGGTTCTGAATCCTTAATTAGACCAGAAATCTTGATGGAAGCAATTCAGAAGGTGATTGTTGATGGTACCGATGCGGTTGTGATGGCTGAATGCGGCAACTCGTTCACCTGGTCAACGAATCTATTGCGATTTAGTCAAGCTAATCGTTATCGAGTCAGCACTGGAGTGGGCGCGATGGGACATGCCGTAACTGGTGTAGTCGGTGCGGCTCAAGCTCGCGATGGAATAGCCGTAGCCATTGTTGGAGACGGAGCCATGTTGATGAATAACGAAATCAGCACGGCAGTTAAATATCAGATTCCAGCTATTTGGATTGTCCTCAACGATGCTCGTTACAACATGTGCCATCAAGGTATGAAAATGTTGGGAATGACGGGTGCAGATGCAATCATCCCCGAGACTAATTTTGAAATGATTGCTCGGGGAATGGGAGCAAAAGGGATTCGCGTGACTAAAGAATCTGAAATTACAGCAGCTTTAGAAACAGCGATCGCAGCAAATGGTCCAATAATAATCGATGTTCTGATTGACCCAGATAGACCTGCTCCCTCCAAAGGGCGCAATAAAGGTCTGGCTTCTCAAGGAGTGAAATCCACTTCCGAACAAAAGCCAAAAGTACAAGCATCATTTCCGAATATCTAA
- a CDS encoding scytonemin biosynthesis sensor histidine kinase: MIIEPNSKIGLELQEELKVAHILVNHCRDAVFCVGKDGNFLYMNDATCSLVGYSREEMRSLGLRDIDAYWEKGKWLQQWQRLRQQGSVSFETCYRDKAGEILDVNLTLVLEKLESKQICCVYAYKVTEEQQNSELQQPKSASPDIRNGLEQEIVEYQKTDDDLKSSLSLLSNTLESTANGILAINFDGEILYYNQKFMDLWHLPPEIRLSRNCSKAKGFFESQIEDVEVFRSHIWELPAKSDSETYNLLKLKDGRIFAHYSEPYVLNGDIIGRVWSIWDITESRRTEEALKRNEARFRTLAQNTEAGIILVHDDYVCYANRAAEILTGYSVKELTRNNFKFEQLIQTRQHRQVRKQDGAPTCQYEEMQIRTKQGFSRWLACTLERLDGVLDFAGKEVQMITAIDITDYKLAESELRQALEQARRLSELRQRFVSMLCHQFRTPLNVVSFSSDLLRRNIHQWSQEKNQSYLDLIQDAVEQISELLDEILLFGKAEADTLKCEPRQLDVKQYCRDIVAQIYLAGGKQKAVNFQSKGECSTRSVDPKLLHHILTNLLSNAIKYSVGSNPVTLELICREEDVIFNIIDRGIGIPAVDQQQIFEPFYRGSNIDSIPGTGLGLSIVKTLADIHGCEISLLSEVGAGTTFTLKVPSSKD; the protein is encoded by the coding sequence ATGATTATTGAACCCAACTCTAAAATCGGGTTAGAACTCCAAGAGGAGTTAAAAGTAGCTCATATACTCGTAAATCACTGTAGAGACGCTGTCTTTTGCGTAGGGAAAGATGGTAATTTTCTTTATATGAATGATGCCACTTGTTCGCTTGTTGGATATTCACGAGAAGAGATGCGTTCGTTAGGGTTAAGAGATATAGATGCTTACTGGGAGAAAGGAAAATGGCTACAGCAATGGCAGCGACTCAGGCAGCAAGGTTCGGTAAGCTTTGAAACTTGCTATCGAGACAAAGCGGGTGAGATTTTAGATGTTAATTTGACTTTGGTTTTAGAAAAATTAGAAAGCAAGCAAATATGTTGTGTATATGCTTACAAAGTAACTGAAGAACAACAAAATTCCGAATTGCAGCAGCCAAAATCAGCTTCTCCTGATATAAGGAATGGTTTAGAGCAAGAAATTGTTGAGTATCAGAAAACAGATGATGACTTGAAAAGTTCTCTTTCTTTGCTGAGTAATACCTTAGAATCGACTGCAAATGGCATACTTGCGATAAACTTTGATGGAGAGATACTTTATTACAACCAAAAATTTATGGATTTATGGCATTTGCCACCAGAAATTAGGTTATCAAGAAACTGTAGTAAAGCGAAAGGTTTTTTTGAAAGTCAGATTGAAGATGTAGAAGTATTTCGTTCGCATATTTGGGAATTACCTGCAAAATCGGATTCTGAAACTTATAATCTGTTAAAATTGAAGGATGGTAGGATATTTGCACACTATTCAGAGCCTTATGTACTCAATGGCGACATTATTGGTAGAGTGTGGAGTATCTGGGATATTACAGAATCAAGGCGAACGGAGGAAGCATTAAAGCGAAATGAAGCGAGATTTCGTACTTTAGCTCAAAATACGGAAGCAGGTATTATTTTAGTTCATGATGATTATGTTTGTTACGCTAATCGAGCAGCAGAAATTCTAACCGGTTATTCAGTCAAAGAATTAACTCGTAACAATTTTAAATTTGAACAGCTAATTCAAACCAGACAACACAGACAGGTACGCAAACAAGATGGAGCTCCAACTTGTCAGTACGAAGAAATGCAGATTCGCACAAAGCAAGGTTTTTCTCGCTGGTTAGCTTGTACTTTGGAGCGACTTGATGGAGTGCTTGATTTTGCTGGTAAAGAAGTACAAATGATTACAGCAATTGATATTACCGATTATAAGCTAGCCGAATCGGAACTGCGACAAGCCTTAGAGCAAGCCAGAAGATTGAGCGAACTCAGACAGCGATTTGTTTCGATGCTGTGTCATCAATTTCGGACTCCACTCAACGTAGTTTCTTTCTCTTCTGACTTACTCAGACGCAATATTCATCAGTGGAGTCAAGAGAAAAACCAATCTTATCTTGACTTAATTCAAGACGCTGTAGAACAAATAAGCGAATTACTTGATGAAATTCTGTTGTTTGGTAAAGCAGAAGCTGATACATTGAAATGCGAACCAAGACAACTGGATGTAAAGCAATATTGTCGAGATATCGTAGCACAGATTTATTTGGCTGGAGGAAAGCAGAAAGCAGTAAACTTCCAAAGCAAAGGTGAATGTTCGACTAGGAGCGTAGACCCTAAATTATTACATCATATTTTAACTAACTTACTTTCTAACGCCATTAAATATTCCGTAGGTAGTAATCCAGTCACTTTAGAACTTATATGTAGAGAGGAGGATGTTATTTTTAACATCATAGATCGAGGAATAGGCATTCCAGCAGTAGATCAACAGCAAATATTTGAGCCATTTTATCGAGGTAGCAATATTGATAGTATACCCGGTACGGGACTCGGTTTATCGATTGTGAAAACTCTTGCAGATATACATGGATGTGAAATCTCGCTGTTAAGTGAAGTTGGCGCGGGAACTACTTTTACCTTGAAAGTGCCATCGTCTAAAGACTGA
- a CDS encoding response regulator: protein MMNAVSKKILVIEDDARTRNMYLDGLENEGFEMISASNGSTGIQQAVTNLPDLVICDILMPDIDGFTVLRKLRQNPLTAIIPFIFLTGRGSQDDFRRGMDSGADDYIAKPATVEQLLKAIAARLEKKQAFLSHCCANYGVSLSGNKENASSTQEKSIFPVVPQLKEVFDFIEANYQKGITLSDVAEAVGYSAAYLTNRVAKITGETVNSWIVKRRMAAARSLLKNTSKNIEEIASNVGYQNACHFSRQFRQHHDIPPQTWRKKHQLIERYAVEV, encoded by the coding sequence ATGATGAACGCAGTCTCAAAAAAAATCCTAGTAATTGAAGATGATGCTCGTACCAGAAATATGTATTTAGATGGGCTTGAGAATGAAGGCTTTGAGATGATAAGTGCGTCGAATGGTAGTACGGGAATCCAACAGGCTGTTACTAATTTACCAGATTTAGTAATTTGTGATATCTTAATGCCCGATATTGATGGTTTTACCGTTTTAAGAAAATTGCGTCAAAATCCCCTCACAGCTATTATTCCATTTATATTTTTGACAGGTAGAGGTAGCCAAGACGATTTTCGTAGAGGTATGGATTCTGGTGCTGATGATTATATAGCCAAACCCGCAACCGTCGAACAGTTGTTAAAAGCGATCGCAGCTAGACTGGAGAAAAAGCAAGCTTTCTTGAGTCATTGTTGTGCAAATTATGGTGTGTCTCTATCGGGAAACAAAGAAAATGCTTCATCAACCCAAGAAAAGTCGATTTTTCCTGTTGTTCCTCAGTTGAAAGAAGTTTTTGATTTTATTGAGGCTAATTATCAAAAGGGAATTACATTAAGCGATGTAGCTGAGGCTGTTGGTTATTCGGCTGCTTACTTAACGAATAGAGTCGCAAAAATAACCGGAGAAACCGTAAATAGTTGGATTGTTAAGCGTCGCATGGCAGCCGCACGTTCTTTACTTAAGAATACCAGTAAAAATATAGAAGAAATAGCTAGCAACGTCGGCTATCAAAATGCCTGTCATTTTTCTCGACAATTTCGACAGCATCATGATATTCCTCCCCAAACCTGGAGAAAAAAGCATCAATTAATAGAACGTTATGCAGTAGAAGTATAA